Proteins found in one Pseudorasbora parva isolate DD20220531a chromosome 11, ASM2467924v1, whole genome shotgun sequence genomic segment:
- the dusp1 gene encoding dual specificity protein phosphatase 1: MVIMEVSAIDSASLRDLLEGDDDPDCLVLDCRSFFSFSSSHIAGSSNVRFSTIVRRRARGGLGLEHIVPNEDTRNRLLSGEYQSVVFLDDRSQDMGEVKKDGTLMLAVNALCRNPCGASVFLLKGGFDTFSSEFPDMCTKSVPPQGLSLPLSSSSRSNMADSSCTTPLYDQGGPVEILPFLYLGSAYHASRKDMLDMLGITALINVSSNCPNHFEEHYQYKSIPVEDNHKANISSWFNEAIEFIDSVRNKGGRVFVHCQAGISRSATICLAYLMRTNRVKLEEAFEFVKQRRSIISPNFSFMGQLLQFESQVLASSTCSSAAGSPAIGKTGTVFNFPVHNLLQSPITTSPSC, from the exons ATGGTCATCATGGAAGTGTCCGCCATCGACTCGGCCTCGCTTCGGGATCTGCTGGAGGGCGACGATGACCCGGACTGTCTGGTTCTGGACTGCCGCTCGTTCTTCTCCTTCAGCTCGTCCCACATCGCGGGCTCCAGTAACGTCCGCTTCAGTACGATAGTGCGGCGGAGGGCCCGAGGGGGGCTGGGGCTGGAGCATATCGTGCCCAACGAGGACACCAGAAACCGGCTTCTGTCCGGGGAATACCAGAGCGTCGTGTTCCTGGACGACCGCAGTCAGGACATGGGAGAAGTGAAGAAAGACGGGACGCTAATGCTCGCTGTGAACGCTCTCTGTCGCAATCCGTGTGGAGCTAGTGTGTTCCTTCTTAAAG GTGGATTTGATACATTTTCCTCAGAGTTTCCTGACATGTGTACGAAGTCGGTTCCTCCACAAGGCTTGAGTTTACCTCTGAGCTCCAGCTCCCGTTCCAACATGGCCGACTCGTCCTGTACGACCCCGCTATACGACCAG ggTGGCCCTGTAGAAATCTTGCCATTCCTATATTTAGGCAGTGCCTATCACGCTTCCAGAAAGGACATGCTGGACATGTTGGGGATCACGGCGCTCATTAACGTCTCTTCCAACTGCCCCAACCACTTTGAGGAGCACTATCAGTACAAGAGTATTCCTGTTGAGGACAACCACAAAGCCAACATCAGCTCCTGGTTCAACGAGGCCATTGAATTTATCG ATTCGGTGCGTAATAAAGGCGGCCGTGTGTTCGTGCACTGCCAGGCCGGGATCTCCCGCTCCGCCACCATCTGTTTGGCTTATCTGATGCGCACCAACCGCGTCAAACTGGAAGAAGCCTTTGAGTTCGTCAAGCAGCGGCGCAGCATCATCTCGCCCAACTTCAGCTTCATGGGGCAGCTGCTGCAGTTCGAGTCCCAGGTGCTCGCCTCCTCCACCTGTTCCTCGGCCGCAGGAAGCCCCGCCATCGGCAAAACTGGCACGGTCTTCAACTTCCCAGTCCATAACCTCCTGCAGAGTCCCATCACCACCTCACCCTCCTGCTGA